The Serinus canaria isolate serCan28SL12 chromosome 8, serCan2020, whole genome shotgun sequence DNA window TTCACCAAGGTGACTCCAGCAAAGCAACCACTTAGAAATGCCACAAGCCAAAGGCAAGCTTTTCTTGCTAAAACCCATCTTCCTTATTTGCATTgtcaaggaaaaatattcttgttcCTTTTCATTAGAGGACTTCTGCTGTGCACCTACACAAAGCACAGACTGTCCTAAACATGACTAAAAAACAAGCCCTGTaaatcagtatttattttttttttttaatgagaggATCAATTCATTGATATTAAGACTGAGGTCCTTCAGTGGAATATCTGGTGAGTTTGAAACAGAAGTCCTAAAGCAGAATCAGGTCTTTAACTGAGAGGAAATTATTGGTTTctcaaacaaaaagcaaatgttGCTGCACTTCCACCTTAGCTGAAGGTTCAAATCATTTTAAGTACATCTTAAATCATTACTGCTGCAAACATTCATTAAAATTATAACTGTAGATTGAAACTGTAAGTTAAAATTTACAAACAATAAAATCTAGCAACAGTCACTTGCTTAcaaataatgaattttaaacCGAGGTGTAGTGGTTTATTTGATTTCATGAGGACAGCCTGAGAAGGACTGCTTTTCTAAGCACAGAAAGTTTGGTTTGCTAACTTATGCAAGCAGTGCAACAAAAAAGAGCAGCCTAGTCATTGCCAAACTACAGCCCAACTAGGTAAAACCCCAATAAGGCTGCCATTTCACTTAGGAATCAGCTGTATATTGATTAAATTGGTATTTTATTTAAGAGACCCCTCTTCTCTCAGTTACCCAGGACTGGGTGATGGCCCAGTTCTTCAGGCAGTACTTGTGCATTTGTTGTAGCTGAACATGAAGTGCAGCCATTCTGTCTCTGATGCTGGAAGACCCTGGAAATGCAGCCcacattattttcaaataaacatCAGTTTAAATTTATCACCATCATCCTTCAGACTGAAGACATGTAAGGCTGATTCTGCACTCTAATTTCCCCGTTAATCAAGGCAGTGTCAGATAATTTAAACCATGAACAATGGGAATGTTAAACAGTTTCTCCCTTTAGTATGTGTTTGCAATCTGTAACAGACGAGCTCGTTAGCAGTGACTTAGAATGTTATGTAATGGCTGAGGTATTTGTAATAAAAACAGTCTATTTCTGTTAGCCTGTTCTTCATTGACATAAAAGCTGTCTTCATCTGATTTTTATTAGGACTTCATCTTCCTCTGCTCTTGATGCATTTTTTAAGACTCCTGTGCACTCCATTTTCATTTCACCAATACTCAGTGTTATTTTCTCCACATCCTCACAcgaatttcagcttttattttcacactACTTTCACCCATAAGCTTCCATGGGGTTTTgtaaaacccaaacccaaaaaacaacaagagCATGAAGctgagcaaaggaaaaatttccTACAGAAGATGAACTGGTTCTACCAGTAAAACaccaccagcagtgctgtcctTACAAGCCCAGCATCCATCCTCAGCTAGTGGGAAGGCGCTGCATTTTTATGGGGTGGAGTTTTTCCCCCTCAAACCCTCCACTACTCAGGAGCCTCTGAAGAGaagtgtttttccttctctcacatCCCCAGTCCACTACACAAGGATTTACTCCTCTGCAAGAGCACAGTGTGCAAGGCTTGAACTCTTCTGCAAGATTTTGATCTCCTCGTTTTATCCACACCACCCCTTATATGGTCTTTATCCTACCCTCTCTCCACTCTCACATCCCTGCCATTCCTTAGCCTAGAAATCAGCCTGGAACAAAGCAATTCCCAATCCTGCAGGACACCTGGCTGAAATGGGCCCCACAGAACAGAATCCTGCTCTGACTTCCATTCTTTCTCTTAATTGCCACCCAGCATTCTTCCAGacagccccaaacccccagGGAGCTCCCTCTGGAATTGCATCATCTCTCCCTTGCTCACTGGGGCCTGTTTCACTTTCCCAGGGAGCCAGGACCTATGGAAGGTGCATCCCATACATCTCTAGCACTGGACCAGGAGCCCAGGTTAAAACTGGAGACTGATGTAACTGTTCTGCTCTACAAAAAACCAGGGCTCCCATTATGGAAAGTCTAAATGAGAGCAAAGATATTATAAATTGCTACTAAACTGCCAAGACACGGAATATTTATATTACCAAGACTCACAGAAGCAGCTGTATGTTGAGTTATACATATTTCATGGCCTATTATCTACAAAAGCCAAGAACTTCATGCAAGCACATCCACCCAGCAAGGCAGAGCTTGAGGTGGTAGACAGAGCCTCAATCCTGGTCTCTAAGCAGTGGCCTAAGAGAGATCCAAGCTCTGACTTCAGTTTTAAGAGTGACCTCTCAAGCCCACATCACCAAACCACCTTTCCACTGAACATTCATCCAGTTCAAACAACTCCCCAAACTTTCAGATTCTTTATTCTCAACAAAATGTTTGCAGAGTTGCACCAAAACTCCACAAAATTAATGCAGAAGCAAAATTCTCTAGACTACAgaattcaaaaaaaaaccaaaaaaccctgccagccacacagagctcctggcagtCAGTATTTAAGGTCAATCCTTTTGTTTCTCATACATGGACAAATGAGATCATGTCCTGTTTCCTGCCCCTTCAAAAGCAGTTTCTTGTCTGAGCAGAGCTCTTTAAGATGAGACACCAAGTAGGCCAGGTGCCTCACTgcacaagaaataaaactattaaaaatcaCAGCCCCATTCCTTCTGTTGGAAATATTGCTGTTTTCCAGTAATGTACCTATTTAACCCCAATAATCAGGGCAACAAGGAGAAACGGTTCTTCCTTGAAGATACTGACTTCAAGACGTGCCAGCAAGGAATATATTTACAGAACACCCACGTGaaacacaaaaaggaagaaaacccacGATGCCCCATTCAAGGCCCAGCACCATGCTCTCTGCACGTCCCCTTCCTCACGAAGAGGACCCAAACTGGAAATTATCTTTTATTCTGAAAAGTCTTcaatccctgcatccctggatTGTGTCCACTGCAGACCAACTGCCTGAATTTCAGCCGTGTCATCCCAGCACGTTCAGCCATCCTTTAAGCGCTATCCATGAGCGCACCCCTGGCTCCGACCACCCCAGCCCTACAAACCCCGGCCCGGGAGCACAAACAATGCCTTCCTTCACTCAGCCCCGCACCAAACCACCCAAAAACCGCCTTTTACCGTGGGCGAAGAGTGAAAGAACCCCGGATGCGAATTTCAAGTTGGAAAAGCGAGGCGCTTTGcctccagcacccccaggacGAGGCTGCTCTTTCCCCGCGTTCCTGCAGAGGAATCACAGCCGCGGAGTGAGCGCGAATGCACGCAGGGCTCGGCGCCTTCCTCCAGGAACCcccagagagagaaagggagggagagaagaagagggaaagagaagaaggagcagACCAAGCGCCgttaaaaaaggagaaaagcgAGGGGCAAAAAAGAGGGCgggagaaggaagcagcacCCCCGCAGGAGCGGTCCCGGTACAGCCGCCTCTCCCGCCGGCCCCGGGCGCGGCCCGGGCTGTGCCCGGCGGGGCGCGGCCGGCCCCGAGCGTCAATGCGGGGCGGCCCAGCGAACCCCGACCCGGCCGAgcagcgccgccgcccgccccgctccgcccggcGGCGGTGCCGGCCCAGGGCGCCCCTCACCCGCCGGCCGCGGGCCCGCCCGGGCGGAAGCCGCCCCCGCCCGGGGCCATGCGGCGCAGGCCGCCCGCCCGCTCCTGCCGGCGCCGTGCCGCCACGCGAGCCCGCGCTCCGCCGCGGTGAAGCGGAGGAGCTCCGCCGCTTACCGGGCGCGCAGGGCGGCGCTCGGCTGCCCGCGGGTCCCGGTGCCGGCGGGGCCGCTGCCTCTCCCGGCGCCGCCGCCTCGGCCGCTTGCACACAGGGGCCAAGATGGCGGGCGGCCAAGCCGGGCGCCAACGACGTCTGACGTCACCGCGCACAGCGCgagccgccggccccgccccggcgcCGTCGGTCACGTGACAGCGCCGTGCCGCAGTCGCGCGGGCTCCCGGGGACAGGTGCGCCCCCTGGCGGCGCGGGGCGGAGGGCGGGGCCGCGCGGACCGGCCCTGTCCCGGTTCGATCCCGAGCCTGTCCCGGTTCTGTCCCGGTCCTGTCCCCGTTCTATACCTGTTCTTTCCCGGCCCCATCCCGGCCTGTCCTGGTTCTATCCCGGTCCAATCCCGGCCCCCTCCCGGTTCTATACCGGCCCCATCGCggtcccggcccggccccgtCCCAGTTCTATCTCGGCCCCATCCCAGTCCTATCCTGGCCCCATCCCGGTTCTATCCCCGTTCTGTCCCGGTTCCATCCCCGGTTCTATCCTGGTTCCCATCCCGGCCCCATCCCAGTTCCGATCCCAGTCCTATCCCTGTTCCCATCCgaccccatcccagccccatcctggtCCCATGCCAGTTCATATCCTGGTTTCCATTCTGGCCCCACCCCAGTTCCCATCTTGGCCCTATCCCGGCCCTTTTCCGGacccatccctgttcccatcccagctcctatccctgttcccatccttgttcccatcccagcccccatCCTGGCCCCATCCCAGGAATTCAGTGTTCCCTATAAtcctgaggctgctggggcaATGTCAGGGATGCCTGCTGGCTCGAATTTGTCAGTGTGTGTATAATTCATTGTTATATCTCATATATGACATTTCTCATATACCTTATTTGTTGATATTTCTGTCTATACAATGCATAGATTATACATGTACGAGGGCAAGACtctctgccacagctcaggaTCCACCTCACACACCCTGATAACAAAACCATCAGCAAAGAGCAGACCTGTGAGGTTTATTTGTGGCTCGAAAGTTACCagacacaggagcagctctcctcaGTCAGTTCATGTTCCACAAAAGGTGGTGTGGGTCTTGCCCAAATTTCAGGGAGCAGGGGGCAGGAAGGCTGGCCTCatgctcagcagctcagagtGGGTCAGGTGACCTCTCTGTGTCACCTTTGGGGGAATGTAAGGAGGAACATTGTCACTATAGAGTGTGACACTGTGCAAAGCACCACGGCTCCATCAGAAGGGTGCAGAAGAGAGATTTATTAGTGACAGCTGCCTTTATagtttttcaagatatttacaTTTACTTAACAGACACATTCACTGCCCATTGGTCataagagagaaacaaagttctCTGTAGGTGAGCAAGGAGCCACCTCATTCTGTGAGCCAGCCGGAGTCTGTATCTTTTAACTTTCTCTCTTCCATCACGTTGTCATGGGGATAGCCTTGGTGCCTTCCTCAGGAGAGATACGgggctttccttttcttcaggaagcCTTCCCTGGCTCAcaagagcagcacaaaatgCCTTTCCTACAGAACATCAGCAGGAGGTGGCTGGACACGTGTCGccctgatttttaaagattctctaagccttctgatgtttacattcttgtacTTCTGTAAGTAACTcgttgttttgcattctttcacagaggaagagaaatttgatgggctgttggtttcTCCAGCgtcactggagaggtggcactgtcaccctccaacccactgtcacttttaaaagtctataaatgttggagtcagaaaatgaACTGCCCTTTTgttcaccttgagagcagcagtgtgtgtgctCGTGTTGTTTCGTGCCCTGCAGTGACAGACAcagacagccccaggctgctgctggtgccagctccagccctccggcagcacctggcacagctctgccccgTGCCCACGCCACCTGGCACCGCTTCTTCCCCACCTTCCTTCTACACCCAGagcctccagcctggctgggggtgTTTGCAGAGCCAAgctgcagtgagagctgctggcagagccaggaggagcacccagccccagccccgggagctgctggagctgtccgGCAGCCGCCGTGTCCTCAGGGGCCGCAGGGCGCGCTGCCACTGGGTCAGGatggcagccctggcccctctccagctgcccctgccctccagCCGGTACTGGTAGGGCGAGCAGGGCCCAAAAAAGATGGCCAGGCCCAGCTGGGGGtctgtcagcagcagcctcagcacacCGGGCTTGACGCCGGCGCACGCCGCGATTTCATCCACGTAGCTGACGAAACTCATCTTCAGGTTCTCCCTCTCGGATGGGTTCCTTGGGGGGGACAGGAGAAATAAGAGTCAGGTGGCATCATCCTgcctcagctgccagctccGTGGGCAGCAAAGGGCTCAGAGATCAGGTgagccccaggctctggggcagagcCCTCTGAGCcccaaacaaagccaaaaacaCTGAAGGAGCCTCTCCggggctggtgccagcaggtCCCCGGGGCAGGGGATAAGCAGAAACCTGTTTTGTCTCTGCAGCACAGTTGTGGCTTCAAAATCAGCTCTACCTTAACAGTAGCATCATTGTAGTGCCACAAGTAGCCTGCTATGTCCTTCCCTGAGGTTCAGGGGCGTGGATTTGGCAGATTTCGAGAAGCAGAGCTGTAGACTTTCAGAGATAAGAGTGCCAAGGGGAAAAtctgagaaatgcagaaagctTCCCATGCTGGGAGGGACCTCCAGGATTGCTCTGCTTGAAACCTTATCTCCCTCACAGGAGGGAGGAGATGCTGATCTGCTTCAGGAAAATTTGAGACAGCCTCAAGTTTGTTCCCCTCCCATATTTCTGTGTTAGAGAAGTTTCCATATTTCTGTGCAAGAGAAATTTCCATATTTCCATGTAACAGCACCGTGGTGCAGTCATTGGGGCTCCTGGTCCCCTGACTAACCTAAATAACCCCTGTGGCTCTGTTCTGTCCCAGCTtttccccagtgtcccctgagccagccctgccctgctggcagacCCAGCCCCGAGGTCCCCTCCTTGCTCCATCaccatccatcccccatccctgtggaCACATCTCCACCTGCTGTAaattcccagtgccagcaaGGCAGGCTGTCAGCTCCTCcacacagagagcagcctgGTGGGACTCTCACCTGGACCTGCCAAAAAGTGACACCAACTGTCCCCCACCCACACTGCCCGGCTCCAGGGGGGTTCTGGATGGAATCTGGATGGAACCCAGCCCTCCCCATGGCCTGGATTTGGGAGGCAGAAGCCACGAGATGGCACCCTCAGTCTGGAGGAAACCAAACCTTCATCTGGACGTGCTGGGAGCAAGGACATGGCCGGGAGGCCAGGCAGAGAGGGATCTccaggggaggagagagaaagagagggagcaaaggagatgggaagagagggaaggggagctgcaggcactgctcttGTCATAAAGTGCTCCAGAGAAGCTCATGGTGTCTTGTTCCATAAAGGAGCCACGGGAGCATTTTCCCAGCTCACTGTGAGTGGTGAGGTAATAaatgcagagctgggtgtgctgAGCAGgtccctccccctgccccgaGCCTGTCCTGGCACACAGAACCCGTCCCATCCCTACTGCAGGAGCATCACACACCTTTTGACTGCTGGCTTCCTCTTCAAAACCTCAGCCATCATCCTGCTGGGGGGAGGCAGCTTGTTCCAGCCTGAGAACAGAGAAACCAGCGACTGCCCATGCAACCAAAATAAATAAGGGTCTTGGGATTTTGGCTCTTGTTACACTATGGGGTCTTTTCTATTTTGCATGAGGAGGAGATACCACggatgcaaagaaaaatgttttccaaatgcCTCAATTTCATTTCAGTCTGTACTTTACATGAGCCAATTTCTTGAGTCTAGAAGGGGGTCTCATTCACTGTTTTGAAGCTGGGTTAGACCTTCATCGTATCTTTTCACTTTCTGAAAGCTTGAAGTCTCATTTAATTATGTCAGAGCTTTTAATTCTAGACAATATTCGTAAGTATAtaacagctccagcagcaccttaaaaggacattttcagctccttcccaagatcccagcACCTTTCCTGAGGTATGGCATGCAGCTGGAGGACAGAGGCCACCCACGGAGCTGAAACATGCCCTAAGCTGTatgggcagcagctcaggctgccccAAACCTGCCAGCCAGAAGATCTGCCCCACCTCCTACCTGCAAAGACCCCCGTGACCCAGCGAGCCTGCATCTCTGAGCCCACCATGATGGAGCCTGTCAGCTGGATCAGGCCAATGATGGCCAGCgtgggctgctccagctggggagggaagatGCACTTGTAGAGGGAACGGTTGTCGTGGATGGTGCCCCGAACTGACTCCtccaggaaggggaaggagaactTGTAGCCCGTGGCAAAGAGCACCACGTCAATGTTTCCCTCGGTTGTGCCGTCTTCGAAAACAGCAGAGCTTTCAGTGAATTCCTTCACATTTGGCTTCAACACCACGGTCCCAGAGAGGAGGCAGAAGGGCAGCTCTTCGTTGATAATCAACTTAAATTTGGAgcttgcagcagggaaaagagggCAGCAGTGTTAATATCTGGGAGGGAcctaaaatgactttttttatGGTCAGAATTCCCCTTCTAATGGGTTGCCATTCCACAAAACTGAGAATTAGGCATTTCATATTATAAAACCCCCTCTGAGCACCCAACAAAACACTCAGAAAAACACACCTTTTGCTGGAGGCCAAGCCATAGATTGTGTGGTTGAACCATGAATTGAACTTCCGAAACTTGATCCTCCTTGTGAGGGCTGAAGGGAGAAGCCAGTCCAGGAGGGAGTTGAAGCGGGTGGTGCCGACCATGTCCAAGGGGAAGCCGTGGTCTGAGACCCGGCTGACGACCCAGGTGTGGCTCCTGGTGCTGAGGAACACCTGGAGGGAAGGCAGGTCTCAGCCTCCCACCCAGGCATCTCCTTGGTTTTGCCCTCAGTGGCAAATCCCATCTCCTGCACTTGAGCTGACACAGAGTTACCCCAAGGGAAGGAGATGACATCCAGGTGAACCAAACAGCTTGGGTGGCTTTGATAAAGTTCCCACAGCTGCTCATTTGTCAGACCTCAGGTGGCCCAAACTCTTCACGAGTTGCAAAACTTCTCCAATTGCCCTCAGTGAGAAGTGGAATTTATTGGGAACCTGGGGGCAAAGCTCCCTGAGGTAGCTTgagctgatgcctcaggtttgagctaTTTtccaggttctgtgctgctttagtgtgtgggtctgggcttcatatgagaggatggtgagctctctgcacagagcagggagacaaaacaattcctgctctagttgggcaccaaggacaaatgatccaaatctcagcccaagagcacaaacaacgtgggctggagagagaaaaacaaggatgggactgcatgggGCTAAAACTGGAATGGGACAATTGATTCTActatgcaaatggagcagaactgataaaagtgagagactcTGTGACcagttgtccattttgtgaccattttgggttgtgctgcccaaggtggatccattgatGCCTCTTAATAAATCccttctttattctttaaccctgtccagtctctgttctaggtcagcctgcacagggcatcAGAGCCACCTGCTCTCAGAGGTCTGGAGCACCATGGAGCTGTTCCTGGGCAGAAGCCCTGTCTGGAGCACCATGGAGCTGTTCCTGGGCAGAAGCCTTGTCTGGAGCAGCATGGAGCTGTACCTTGGCAGccaccctgctcagctccacGGAGAGGTCCCCGCCAGTGTTGCCAATGCCGAGCACCAGGACGCGCTTCCCTCGGAAAGCCTGCACGTCTCTGTactcccagctgtgcaggtaCTGACCTTTGAAGCTTTCAATGCCTAGGCAGAGAGCAGACAGCATTTCCCACTGCTGGATACATTTACTCACCCCAGCCTCGTGCccagattcctctgcagcccccaaTTCTCCCACCTCCCCTGGCAGCTGAGAAGCCCATGGAAGTCCCCTGCACCTCCCCAGCTCAGTCTTGCTTTGCAAATCCTAAGGGAAAAGCCTGGCTGCACCTTTACAAGGTGTTTTTCCCATTCCCTGCAATGCCCCCCACCATTTCCATCGGGTCAGGGTCCTGCTTGCTCCATTGTGGGGGCATCATGGAGTAGGCAGAGGAAAATCCAACCAGGGATTGGGGGAACCAAATCCAACCATGGGTGCTGGGGAAACCCCACTGCTGGGACAGGCCATACCTGGGAAAGAAGCCAAAGGCAAGTAGGGCTCCTGGTAATGGCCAGTGCAAATCATGACAGCGTCGAAGACGTGGGACTCACGGACACCGTGGGTCTCGGTGACCACCTCCCACTGGCCCGAGGCGCTGAAATCCGGGCGCTTCCTCACGCTGAGAACTGTTGTCTGGCATAGCAGCCCAAGAGAACAGCAGTCAGGGATCACACCGTGTTTTGGAGACTGCCTGTGAAAggctggggctccctggggagctgtgtgcCCCTTCTGAGGCTGTTAAAGCCCAGCCTGAGTTACCCCTGGTGATGGCACCGGGTGTTAAACCAGCCTCAGTTAAAACCTGGGGCTTaaaggctctgctcagcactcaAAAGGCACGTGGTCCTTGGGGGCTGGCACCTGGCCTTGCCCCATCCCACCTCCACTCTGCAGCTGGCCATGGCCCTTCTCCCCGTGGGTTTGGGGTCCCTGCTTGTTGGaccccaggacatccctctggctgccctggatggcTCGGGACCCTggcaaggggctcagagacctcGGCAGGGAGTCAaacacacctgtgcctttgattttagcccatggaaacaattaccaactttgtgtgaagagttacaagccacaagggtttgagtaggATGATAGcgaatttgtcacagggtgaaaaagtagaattttggggatttagaatgggggttcaagaggcaagatggaggaatctgggcgtgttctctccttcctcttcttgtcctccatcttctgctgtgatggtgacacttttagattggtttagagcagagacagactgtctaacataggtgataggtatgggaaattattgtaaataaagtacaggtagttcttagtataaaaagccaacagcagcccaagggcagggactgtgccacaacccgacctgctggacagatctcagcagggcagagagagaatggaacagataacagagaataaacaaccttgagaagcAGAACTCACAAATCTCACTTCTCCAGTCGTAGGGCTgggaaaaaatctctttaaCCCCTCGAGAGCCattccagcagcacaaaccccaaGACCTGCTCACCTGGAAGTGAATGTGCCGCAGGAGGTCGAAGTGCCGGGCGTACATCCTGAGGTATTCCAGGACCAGGCTGTGGGACAGGTAGTTGGGAAAATCCTCGGGGAAGGGGAAGTCGCTGAAGCAGGACATCTCCTTGGAGGTGTTAGAGATGACTGAGCGGTACACAGTGATCCTCCTGGTGTCTGTGGAGTCCTGTGTGAAGCCAGTGCTGATGTTTCCAGGTGGGCAGGGGAAGACTTTCTCCCCACCaagtatatatttttcttcctcacattTTGGTACAAGGAATAAGCCAGGACTAGCACCTGGAGACAATCGTTACTGCTCCCTCTGTTGGATTAagcccttttctgacccagagatggggcaactgagagctgttttaaaaactttttttcagttctattttcagtctcatgagaagggtgagacaatacagatgttagaattcacaccatcacaatcagaaaCCAATTAATTCTTAATTACAATACTAGAAGTGTTTCTTGGCCAATCAGTTTTGTCACACCATGCTGTAGatgccttaaagccaatcaTCTAAAATTACCCCTCGTGGTTCCTACTACAACACATCTTCCAtagttctatttctccaaagaGTCCAGTCTTATTTACAAAACCatcctttgaaacttgtttctacttccatttctctctcagcaatgtctgtcccattccatggcatttctaaaTCAGCATTTCTCACCTCAAGGTTTGCATACAGATGCACACTGTGTGAGCCTTCTGCCAAGT harbors:
- the LOC103823406 gene encoding dimethylaniline monooxygenase [N-oxide-forming] 4 isoform X3; its protein translation is MSCFSDFPFPEDFPNYLSHSLVLEYLRMYARHFDLLRHIHFQTTVLSVRKRPDFSASGQWEVVTETHGVRESHVFDAVMICTGHYQEPYLPLASFPGIESFKGQYLHSWEYRDVQAFRGKRVLVLGIGNTGGDLSVELSRVAAKVFLSTRSHTWVVSRVSDHGFPLDMVGTTRFNSLLDWLLPSALTRRIKFRKFNSWFNHTIYGLASSKSSKFKLIINEELPFCLLSGTVVLKPNVKEFTESSAVFEDGTTEGNIDVVLFATGYKFSFPFLEESVRGTIHDNRSLYKCIFPPQLEQPTLAIIGLIQLTGSIMVGSEMQARWVTGVFAGWNKLPPPSRMMAEVLKRKPAVKRNPSERENLKMSFVSYVDEIAACAGVKPGVLRLLLTDPQLGLAIFFGPCSPYQYRLEGRGSWRGARAAILTQWQRALRPLRTRRLPDSSSSSRGWGWVLLLALPAALTAAWLCKHPQPGWRLWV
- the LOC103823406 gene encoding dimethylaniline monooxygenase [N-oxide-forming] 4 isoform X1; translation: MLLCHQPVTCCRATMVRRVAVVGAGAGGLASVKCCLDEGLEPTCFESSEDIGGVWRYTDSTDTRRITVYRSVISNTSKEMSCFSDFPFPEDFPNYLSHSLVLEYLRMYARHFDLLRHIHFQTTVLSVRKRPDFSASGQWEVVTETHGVRESHVFDAVMICTGHYQEPYLPLASFPGIESFKGQYLHSWEYRDVQAFRGKRVLVLGIGNTGGDLSVELSRVAAKVFLSTRSHTWVVSRVSDHGFPLDMVGTTRFNSLLDWLLPSALTRRIKFRKFNSWFNHTIYGLASSKSSKFKLIINEELPFCLLSGTVVLKPNVKEFTESSAVFEDGTTEGNIDVVLFATGYKFSFPFLEESVRGTIHDNRSLYKCIFPPQLEQPTLAIIGLIQLTGSIMVGSEMQARWVTGVFAGWNKLPPPSRMMAEVLKRKPAVKRNPSERENLKMSFVSYVDEIAACAGVKPGVLRLLLTDPQLGLAIFFGPCSPYQYRLEGRGSWRGARAAILTQWQRALRPLRTRRLPDSSSSSRGWGWVLLLALPAALTAAWLCKHPQPGWRLWV
- the LOC103823406 gene encoding dimethylaniline monooxygenase [N-oxide-forming] 4 isoform X2; this encodes MVRRVAVVGAGAGGLASVKCCLDEGLEPTCFESSEDIGGVWRYTDSTDTRRITVYRSVISNTSKEMSCFSDFPFPEDFPNYLSHSLVLEYLRMYARHFDLLRHIHFQTTVLSVRKRPDFSASGQWEVVTETHGVRESHVFDAVMICTGHYQEPYLPLASFPGIESFKGQYLHSWEYRDVQAFRGKRVLVLGIGNTGGDLSVELSRVAAKVFLSTRSHTWVVSRVSDHGFPLDMVGTTRFNSLLDWLLPSALTRRIKFRKFNSWFNHTIYGLASSKSSKFKLIINEELPFCLLSGTVVLKPNVKEFTESSAVFEDGTTEGNIDVVLFATGYKFSFPFLEESVRGTIHDNRSLYKCIFPPQLEQPTLAIIGLIQLTGSIMVGSEMQARWVTGVFAGWNKLPPPSRMMAEVLKRKPAVKRNPSERENLKMSFVSYVDEIAACAGVKPGVLRLLLTDPQLGLAIFFGPCSPYQYRLEGRGSWRGARAAILTQWQRALRPLRTRRLPDSSSSSRGWGWVLLLALPAALTAAWLCKHPQPGWRLWV